A stretch of the Gossypium hirsutum isolate 1008001.06 chromosome D07, Gossypium_hirsutum_v2.1, whole genome shotgun sequence genome encodes the following:
- the LOC107954030 gene encoding heterogeneous nuclear ribonucleoprotein 1 gives MGSRKGNDNDGASPGKIFIGGLAKDTTLETFTKYFEKYGEITDYVIMKDRHTGRPRGFGFITFADPSVVDTVMQEDHVINGKQVEIKRTVPKGSSQSNDFKTKKIFVGGIPTSVTEDEFKNFFSKYGKVVEHEIICDHATKRSRGFGFIVFDNEKVVDNMLANGNMIDMEGTRVEIKKAEPKKSSNPAPGPAYGSESRGRSYNDGYGGFGDYGGFGPGPYRSFGGFGSRYGDYGGYGGGAADFGGSYGGFGGGGGGGFSGYRGDPSFGYASRYGSYAGGLSGTGIGPYGRGGGGYGSYSGSGPSGNYDSGPGAGFGGPGGLYGSRSGYGGSSRYHPYAR, from the exons ATGGGTTCCAGGAAGGGCAACGACAACGATGGTGCTAGCCCTGG GAAAATATTTATTGGAGGCTTAGCTAAGGACACAACTCTGG AGACTTTTACTAAGTACTTTGAAAAGTATGGGGAAATAACTGATTACGTTATAATGAAAGATCGACATACGGGTCGGCCCCGTGGTTTTGGGTTCATTACCTTTGCGGATCCTTCTGTTGTTGACACTGTTATGCAAGAGGATCATGTTATTAATGGCAAACAA GTTGAGATTAAAAGAACTGTTCCGAAAGGTTCCTCACAGTCGAATGATTTCAAGACGAAGAAAATATTTGTTGGTGGGATTCCAACATCAGTTACTGAAG ACGAGTTCAAGAATTTCTTCTCGAAGTATGGAAAGGTGGTGGAACATGAGATAATATGTGACCATGCAACCAAGCGTTCTAGGGGGTTCGGGTTTATCGTGTTTGACAACGAAAAAGTTGTTGACAATATGCTGGCCAATGGAAACATGATAGATATGGAGGGTACTCGG GTTGAAATCAAGAAGGCTGAACCAAAGAAATCCTCAAACCCAGCACCTGGCCCTGCATATGGTAGTGAATCTAGGGGACGCTCATACAATGATGGTTATGGTGGATTTGGTGATTATGGTGGTTTTGGCCCTGGTCCTTATAGGTCTTTTGGAGGTTTTGGCAGTAGATATGGAGATTATGGTGGTTATGGTGGTGGTGCTGCTGATTTTGGTGGTAGTTATGGGGGgtttggtggtggtggtggtggtggtttctCTGGTTACCGCGGAGATCCATCATTTGGTTATGCTAGCCGATATGGTTCCTATGCTGGTGGGCTTAGTGGGACTGGTATAGGTCCGTATGGACGTGGAGGTGGAGGCTATGGAAGTTACAGTGGTTCAGGCCCTAGTGGTAATTATGATTCAGGCCCGGGTGCTGGTTTTGGTGGACCGGGTGGATTATATGGTAGTAGATCAGGATACGGAGGCAGTAGTCGCTATCATCCTTATGCAAGATAG